In Pseudomonas sp. FP1742, the DNA window AGCCGCTTCGATACCGATTTTCAGAGGTTTTTCATCGGCGAAGGTCGGCAGGGACAGCACGGACAGTGCCAGGACGCCAAGCAGCACGAGTTTCTTCATCTTGGGACTCCATCGGTAAAGGGCAAAAACGGCAGAGTGAGCAACAGCCCAATATGCGAATGGGTTAAACCGCAAAGCGGTGCTGCGTCCTGGGATGCGCGTATGAAATTCAACAGTGATTTTCAACACAGGCAACGACGAGCGAGTGATCGGCATTCTAACGACAGGCCCGAAGCCGATATTTCTTCAATGCGACAACAAATTACAGAAGCACCGAGAATGCCGCTTGGGCACGTTGACAGCTCTGCAATTTCATGCAAGAGCAAAAGACAGTGAACCGATCTATGTTGCAAATTGCGGGCCTATTATTGGCAAACCCTTCTAATCCGGCAAGCGCAGCGTTGTGTCTTATTTTTCAGGGCGATTGAGAGGCCCTGAAACGGGGCTTTGCGTTTCCCAATGCCTCGTTGTCGGGCGTGCGGTTACACATTTAGTAACTTGAAGGAGGATGGGTAACAGCGGGAAATGGCCTACGGCGGAAGCCGATAATTATTGGCTGGTGTTGATGTGGCGTTTGACAGATCGCCTTCGCGAGCAAGCCCGCTCCCACAGTTGATCTGCAGTGAACACAGAATTTGCGCCCTACTCAGGTTCTATGTGGGAGCGGGCTTGCTCGCGAAGAGGCCCACATAGACACCAACGATTAAAGTGCGATCACCATAAAAAAGCCCCACCAGGCTCAACACCTGGCGGGGCTTCGATGACTCAGGAATCGGCGCTTAAGCGACGTTCATGGTCTTGTGCGTATCAATCAAATGCTGCACCACACCCGGATCGGCCAGGGTCGAAATATCCCCCAACCCTTCGTATTCCGCCGTGGCGATCTTGCGCAGAATCCGGCGCATGATCTTGCCCGAACGGGTTTTCGGCAGCCCTGGCGCCCACTGAATCACATCCGGCGAAGCAATCGGGCCGATCTCTTTACGCACCCAGTTTTTCAGCTCCAGGCGCAGTTGCTCGCTCGGTTCTTCGCCCGCATTCAACGTGACGTAGACATAAATGCCCTGCCCCTTGATGTCGTGCGGCACACCCACCACCGCCGCTTCGGCGACTTTCGGGTGCGCGACCATCGCGCTTTCGATCTCGGCGGTGCCCATGCGGTGCCCGGAAACGTTGAGCACGTCATCCACGCGACCGGTGATCCAGTAGTAACCGTCTGCGTCACGACGCGCACCGTCACCGGTGAAGTACATGCCACGGAAGGTCTTGAAGTAGGTGTCGACGAAGCGGTCATGGTCGCGATACAGGGTGCGCGCCTGGCCTGGCCACGAATCGAGAATCACCAGGTTTCCCTCGGCAACGCCTTCGATAATGTTGCCCAGATTGTCCACCAACGCAGGCACCACACCGAAGAACGGCCGTGCTGCCGAGCCAGGTTTCAGCGCGTGAGCGCCCGGCAGCGGGCTCATCAGGGTCGCGCCGGTTTCGGTCTGCCACCAGGTATCGACAATCGGGCAACGGGACTGGCCGACATTCTTGTAGTACCAATCCCACGCTTCCGGGTTAATCGGCTCACCGACCGAACCTAACAGACGCAGGCTGCTGCCATCGGCACCTTCGACAGCGGCGGTACCCGACGCCATCATCGCGCGGATCGCGGTTGGCGCGGTGTAGAGGATATTGACCTTGTGCTTGTCGACAACCTTCGCCACCCGGGTGATGTCCGGATAGTTCGGCACGCCTTCGAACAGCAACGTGGTCGCGCCATTGGCCAGCGGGCCGTAGACGATATAAGTGTGACCGGTGACCCAGCCGACGTCGGCGGTGCACCAGTAGATTTCGCCCGGGCGGTAGTCGAACACGCGTTCGTGGGTCATCGCCGCATACAGCAGGTAACCGCCGGTGGTGTGCTGCACGCCCTTCGGCTTGCCGGTGGAGCCGGAGGTATAAAGGATGAACAGCGCTTCTTCAGCGCCCATCTCTTTCGGCGCGCAAACGCTGCCCGCCACTTTCATCAGGTCTTCGTACCAGATGTCGCGATGCTGGTTCCACTTGATGTTGCCACCGGTGCGCTTGCACACGATGACTTTCTGAATACTGCTGGTTTCCGGGTTGGTCAGCGCGTCGTCGACGTTGGTCTTGAGCGGGATCTTCTTGCCGGCACGGATGCCTTCGTCGGCGGTGATCACCACTTTGGATTTGCAGTCGATGATGCGACCGGCCAAGGCTTCCGGCGAGAAACCACCGAACACCACCGAGTGAATCGCGCCGATCCGGGTGCAGGCCAGCATGGCGACCACGGCTTCGGGGATCATCGGCATATAGATCGTCACCACGTCACCGCGGTGCACATCCTGGCCGCGCAAGGCGTTGGCGAACTTGCACACTTCTTCGTGCAGCTCGCGGTAGGTGATGTTGCGGCTTTCGGCAGGGTCATCCCCTTCCCAAATAATCGCGATTTGATCGCCGCGCTCGGCCAGATGACGGTCGAGGCAGTTGTAGGAAACGTTCAGCGTGCCGTCGGCGAACCATTTGATGTCGACATGGTGATCGTCAAAGGACGTCTGCTTCACCGTGGTGAAAGGCTTGATCCAGTCCAGGCGCTTGGCTTGTTCGCGCCAGAAGCCGTCCGGGTTGACGACCGACTGCTGGTACATGGCCTTGTAAGTGGCCTCGTCAGTCAGCGTATTGGCTGCTACCTCGGGACGAACGGGATACAAAGAAGCCGCACTCATCTTTCTTACCTCGGTGGAATAGTTGTTTTTGTATGGCCCCAGTTGTAGCCGGGGCGGGCCTATAGAACCATTCGACGATGGTAGTAACAAGCCCCTACAAAATGTGGCTATACCGCAACGAGAAGCTCAAACCCGGCTATTGCAGGGCTTCGCAGGAGCCTGCGATCTTTTGATCTTCGCGGGGATTGTTACCAAATCTGCCAAAAGTGTTTATCAAAAGCACGGCTATATGCCCGCCAGCCCCAGGCCTAAAATCAGCCTCGCCAACACGGCAAAGTGATTAACCCAGTTGCAGCCCCCACGAAGGCAGTTAATCCAAGACTCTTTATTAAAGCTCCACACGCAATCCTAAAAAGATTGCGTGACCCCATTCGACCTCAGAAAGGTAACTTTTAAATGAAAGCTTTATTGGTTCTGGCCCTCAGCAGTCTGTGCGCAACCGCCATGGCAGACGAGGCTCCGACTGATGCCGCCAAACAACAACCCGTCGTCGAGGAATACACCTACTCCACCCACTTGGACATCGCCAAAGTTATCTCGATGAGCGAAATCCCGAATGTCTGCGAAGTGGTACCGGCCAAAATGGTCTACGACGACTCCAAAGGCCAGCGACACATTCTGCGTTACAGCGTCATGGGCAACGGCTGCTCCAACGGCTGATCCGCCCCACTTTTATCTCCCGAGGCTCGACCCATCCTTTTTTAGAGACCAGATGAAGCGCCGGGCCTTGTATCGATAAATACGATTGCTTTAAGCATTTATTTGCACTTTTTAATCAAAATACTTGGCGTAGTATTCATTCCACACCCAAGGCACACAACGCCAACGAACCTGGAGCCACTACCATGAAAACCAAACTGATCCTCGCCCTGACCCTTTCCGTCCTGGCCGCCAACACCTTCGCCGCTGACGGCTACGACCGCACTGGCTCGGCTGCTTTCAACGACGCGGCTGTCGCTTCTGACGGTTACGACCACACCGATTCTGCCTCTTTCGCGGCCGATGGTTTCGATCGTACGGGGGCTGCCAAAGTCGCTGCCGATGGCGCTGATCACATCGGTGCAGCCAAGGTTGCCGCCGATGGTGCCGACCGCGTGGGTGCCGCTCGTTTCAGCTGAAACCGGGCGCGACATCACAGCCCGACTTCGGTCGGGCTTAGTTGTGTCTGGAGTGGTTGAAAATCGACCAAAACCACAACATGTAGTGAAAAACATGGTTTTTTGGTTGTTTTTTGAGCAATGCTTTTCAAGCTCCCTTACAGCTCAATATTGCACACAATCTCGTCCACAAAACCCCGCCCATTGCTCTGCAAGCCCCGTCTTACCTGGCTTGCAACGTATCAGCCGCGCTTAACCGGGCGAACACCCTGATCTCACCGTCAAAAACCAGCCGAAACAGGCGAAAAAAAAACTTCCTCCGCCAAAGCCCTGTAAACCCTCGCTCCAACCTGAAAACGCCCCTCGCCGAGCCCTCCAGGTGCCATTTCGCCGCACCACGGGGCCGAAAATTTCCTTATAATGCGGACTTAAACGGGCCTGCAATATTCCCTTACAGGGGTGAAAAGCCAGTCTGAAGCCCACGCAGAGCGGTTCACGTTCTCTGCGCCCATCAGCGGCTTCGGAATACCCGTACAAAATTCTGTTTATTGCCTGCGTTGTACTGCTGCAACAAACGATTTCCTTTAGATCCAACGCGGCCAGAACCGGCCGTGTGAAAAACCAACCTATCAGTTTTCACACGGGCAATCTGGCCCTCACGCAGGAGACGACACGTCATGCTGAGCTGGGACGAATTCGACAAAGAAGATGACGGCGAAGTCGCTGTAAAAGGCGCCAATGCCGGCCACGCTTCTGAAGCCAACATGGACCGCCTCGACAGCGCCGGTGGTGCCGCCGCTCAAGAGGCCCGCGCCGTGACCGCGACGGACTCCGCCGCGATCGCCCGCGCCAAGGCTGCCCTGGACTCCCTCGACGTCGCCGAAGGCCTCGCCGAACTGGAAGGCGCCTCTGCCCGTGTAGCTGTCGATGAAAAGCGCATGATCAACTGCCGCGCCGACCTCAACCAGCTCGTGCCATTCAAATACGACTGGGCATGGCAGAAGTACCTGGACGGCTGCGCAAACCACTGGATGCCGCAAGAAGTCAACATGACCGCCGACATCGCCCTCTGGAAAAACCCGGAAGGCCTGACCGACGACGAGCGCCGCATCGTGATGCGCAACCTCGGCTTCTTCTCCACCGCCGACTCCCTGGTTGCCAACAACCTGGTCCTGGCCGTGTACCGCCTGATCACCAACCCGGAATGCCGCCAGTACATCCTACGCCAGGCCTTCGAAGAGGCGATCCACACCCACGCCTACCAGTACTGCATCGAATCGTTGGCCATGGATGAAGGCGAAATCTTCAACATGTACCACGAGATCCCATCGGTCGCGAAAAAAGCCACCTGGGGCCTGAAATACACCCGTTCGATCTCCGATCCGAAGTTCGAAACCGGCACCGTCGAAACCGACAAAGAACTGCTGCGCAACCTGATCGCCTACTACTGCGTTCTGGAAGGCATCTTCTTCTACTGCGGCTTCACCCAAATCCTCTCCATGGGCCGCCGCAACAAAATGACCGGCGTCGCCGAGCAGTTCCAATACATCCTGCGCGACGAATCCATGCACCTGAACTTCGGCATCGACGTGATCAACCAGATCAAAATCGAAAACCCGCACTTGTGGGATGCCGAGATGAAGGAAGAAGCTTCGCAGATGATTCTGCAGGGGACTCAGCTGGAGATTGAATACGCTCGGGACACCATGCCACGCGGGGTATTGGGCATGAATGCGGCGATGATGGAGGACTATCTGAAGTTCATCGCTAACCGTCGTCTGTCGCAGATTGGGTTGAAGGAAGAGTATCCAGGGACTACTAACCCGTTCCCTTGGATGAGCGAGATCATGGACTTGAAGAAAGAGAAGAATTTCTTTGAGACTCGGGTTATTGAGTATCAGACTGGTGGGGCGTTGAGCTGGGATTGATTTCCGAGCCGCTCAAAATCACTATATCGAGAAACCTTCTCGCTATTCGTGAAATAGACGCACCAAAAAAGGGCTGTCAAATCGGGGAGCAGCATCAAAACCTAAACCCGCCTCATAGAAAATGAAACGGGCTCTGCGAAAAGGGTTGCCAGATGGCAGCCTTTTTTGCTTTTTGCTTCCGCGGAAACGTGCCCCCTCACACAGTTGATTCGGAAAACATCCTGACGTGGGTGCCCCGCATGATGGGCGAGTCAGTGAGGCTTTCCGGCGAGTCCATCGAGCAGAACGAACCCGAGCTGGCGACTGAAAACTGGAAAAAAATGCCGGATACACACCCTGACTTTAGAGACCATCTGCGGGGGGTATTGATGCCTCTGGCGGGTTGGGAGCGCTCAGTAGCGCGTGATCACGCCAAACGAATCTTCGATATC includes these proteins:
- a CDS encoding ribonucleotide-diphosphate reductase subunit beta, with amino-acid sequence MLSWDEFDKEDDGEVAVKGANAGHASEANMDRLDSAGGAAAQEARAVTATDSAAIARAKAALDSLDVAEGLAELEGASARVAVDEKRMINCRADLNQLVPFKYDWAWQKYLDGCANHWMPQEVNMTADIALWKNPEGLTDDERRIVMRNLGFFSTADSLVANNLVLAVYRLITNPECRQYILRQAFEEAIHTHAYQYCIESLAMDEGEIFNMYHEIPSVAKKATWGLKYTRSISDPKFETGTVETDKELLRNLIAYYCVLEGIFFYCGFTQILSMGRRNKMTGVAEQFQYILRDESMHLNFGIDVINQIKIENPHLWDAEMKEEASQMILQGTQLEIEYARDTMPRGVLGMNAAMMEDYLKFIANRRLSQIGLKEEYPGTTNPFPWMSEIMDLKKEKNFFETRVIEYQTGGALSWD
- the acs gene encoding acetate--CoA ligase, producing MSAASLYPVRPEVAANTLTDEATYKAMYQQSVVNPDGFWREQAKRLDWIKPFTTVKQTSFDDHHVDIKWFADGTLNVSYNCLDRHLAERGDQIAIIWEGDDPAESRNITYRELHEEVCKFANALRGQDVHRGDVVTIYMPMIPEAVVAMLACTRIGAIHSVVFGGFSPEALAGRIIDCKSKVVITADEGIRAGKKIPLKTNVDDALTNPETSSIQKVIVCKRTGGNIKWNQHRDIWYEDLMKVAGSVCAPKEMGAEEALFILYTSGSTGKPKGVQHTTGGYLLYAAMTHERVFDYRPGEIYWCTADVGWVTGHTYIVYGPLANGATTLLFEGVPNYPDITRVAKVVDKHKVNILYTAPTAIRAMMASGTAAVEGADGSSLRLLGSVGEPINPEAWDWYYKNVGQSRCPIVDTWWQTETGATLMSPLPGAHALKPGSAARPFFGVVPALVDNLGNIIEGVAEGNLVILDSWPGQARTLYRDHDRFVDTYFKTFRGMYFTGDGARRDADGYYWITGRVDDVLNVSGHRMGTAEIESAMVAHPKVAEAAVVGVPHDIKGQGIYVYVTLNAGEEPSEQLRLELKNWVRKEIGPIASPDVIQWAPGLPKTRSGKIMRRILRKIATAEYEGLGDISTLADPGVVQHLIDTHKTMNVA
- a CDS encoding DUF2790 domain-containing protein, giving the protein MKALLVLALSSLCATAMADEAPTDAAKQQPVVEEYTYSTHLDIAKVISMSEIPNVCEVVPAKMVYDDSKGQRHILRYSVMGNGCSNG